GCACACCACCGCTGAACTCTGCCTGCCGGGTCGTGTCAGCGTAGACCAGCTTTTGGCTGACCACGCGTATGACTTGAGTCTTGCCAGCGCTGGTCTTGTCACTTGTCTTTGCAGCGACGGCCTTGCTTGCTCCAGCCTTTGTACTCTCTGCGCTCACCAGCACGGTATGCACAACCATCGTATCGCCTTGTCGGACGCCGTGCGCGACCAGTCTTTTCTGCTTCCGGTCGAACTCAATCACAGGAGCCTCTACCTGCGAACCGCTCTGCCAGAGCCGTGCAGGCTTGCCTGCTATGCCGTAAAACACCGCCTGCTCGGTGTCGTGGTTGAACGAGCCGCGCGACGCCAGCACATGTACCGGCTCGCTCCCATTCCCGGAGAGCTGATAGCTCGCCTTCACCCCGCCATCTGCCTCTGCATTGCCCGTCTGCCGCTCCAGGACGACCCGATCTGCCCACAACATGCCGCTCGCATCGGCCAACTGCACATTGCCCGTCAGTGTCAGCTTCTGCGTTGCACCGTCATACACAGATCTTGCAGCCGTGGCCTTCTCCTGCTGCGGCGCGTTCGCATCCGCGGGCTTCTTCGCTGGTGTCTGCGTGATCGTTACGTTGCCTTCCTGCACTGCGGAAGCAATCTCATCCGCTGCGCCTCCGGCATGGCCTACTGTCGGCTGGAAGTGCACCTCAAGCCCATCTCCCGAACTCGTATTCACCACCCCCTGAGCATTTACTTGCCGCAGGAAGGTATGCCCCGCTCCATTGACTACCGAAATCCGCCGCACTCCATCCACAGGGACAAAGTGCGCCGTCAAGACATCCCCGGCAAGATCGCTGCTGGTCATCGTCACATGTCCCTGCTTGGAGGACGGGTTCGCGACCTTCAGGCGAGCATCTCCGCTCGCCTTCGCATCCTGCAACTGCGCCTTCCCGGCCTTATTCGCAACCAGCGCAAGCTCCACCGTTCCTGCTCCAAGATCGCGTTCGCTCCACAGCGCATTTGCCGTATCCGAAGGCCGCACGCGCTCATGTAGCTTCACTGCGCCCGTCAGCACCACATGCTGCAGCCGCCCCATCTTGTCGAACGAAGCCCTGCCCTCAGTGGCCTCTCCCTGTGCCTGACGCAACGGCTCATCCGCCACATAGCGCAGCCCTCCTGACAGCACCGCCGACAGAGGCTTGCTCTGCGCGTTCAGCAACACATTGCCTCGTGGAGCCACCACTCTGCCGCCGTCGCCGTCGGTCAGCGTCACCGCTCCCTCGGCGTCCATCCGCTCGGCCGAGCCATCTTCGCGCAGATGAACGACGACCCGCTGCGCCTCCGCTGTCTGCCCTGCGCTTGCCTTTGCTCCACCCACCAGCACATACTTCGCCTGCGTCAGCACCAGTTGCTTGTCGGTCCGATCCAACTCCGCGCGTGTAGCCGTCAATGTCGCAGGCTGCCCCTGCTGTAACCCCACCACCTTCACCGCCGAGTGCAGCACCATCACGCCGGTATCGGAGTCGTAGTCCGCACCCACGGCGTTGCCGGTAATTCCTCCCGACTCAAACTCAATCTCCTTGTCGGTCGCTGCCACTCCCAGCTTCTGCATGAAGACCAGCCCACTGGTCTTTACGTGAATGATGCGTGCATCCTTCGGAGGATGTTGCGTCGCAACAGGCTCGCCTCCGGCGGCATAGGTACGTTTATCCTGAGCGTCCGCCGGTGCCGGAGCCTGCAGGTCAATCCGTACCTCGCCCACCGCACTGGCTACCTGGTTCTTCTGGTCGTACTCAAATTCGTTGCCATAGATGCGGTCTGCCCGGTTGGAATCGCGCCCATAGACCACGATCCCGACATCGCGCAGCGTGTACTTGCCATCCTTATGCTGGATCGCCTTCGCCGCATGAATGGTATAGATCGTCCTGCCGCCCACCGACTGCGAATAGGTGAACGCATTCGTCTCCCGCGTCACGTCGATTCCAAGCTTTGCCGGAAGTTCGGTCAGGAACCGATGCGCCCGATAGTGTGCATATCCCAGAAACGCAGCGATCACTGCGACCAGCAGGGCCGCGCCCACCAGCAACCAAACTCTCAGCCTCTCGACAGACATCGAAATACGCATCAACCCGCCCAATCTATCTTCTCATTCCGGTGGCCAACCCTCAGCTTCTGATCGCTGTAAACTCTACCTATGGCCGATCAGCTCTACCTAAGCCTCTGGTTCCCTAACTTCCGCTTCGAGGCACTGCCCGCCGCGCTGGTATCGGTCCTGCGCCAGTTCGCGCTCATCAGCGGCGAAAAGCGCGTCGCCGCCGCATCCGTCTATCCCATTAGCTTTACCGAAGCTCCCACCTATCAGCGCATCTACGTCAACGACGACCGCGCCCAGGACTCGGAGGCCTCCATCATCGAGAACGCTGTGGCCGAAGCCACCGAGCAGCTTCACGACGACATGGCCTACGAGTTTGAGATGAAGTGGAAACTGTGGATGCCCGAATCGGATGGCGCAGGTGATCCAGATGCCGCGCTCGATGCCCTGTGGAAACTGCAGCCTTCTACCGTCCGCATTCTCGGCTTCGGACCCACCTTCGACGATGCCAGCTACGAGCAGAACGGCCACATCCGTATCGACTTCGGCCTCGATACTCCCTGGATCATGGATGAGACCGTCGAAGACAGCGACCTCGACGAGCTAGCCCAAAAGCGCATCCAGCAAAATATCGAGATGCTGCTCGCCTTCACCCTCTCGGTCGAAAAACACTGCGGCATCAGCAGCCGTCTTCTCTGGACAGAGTCCGGCGAACCGCTGGCCGAGAAATTGATCGCCCGCCTCCAACGGCTCAACTAGCCAAACTTCAGCAGGTGTAATCCGCAAAAGTACAAGGCTTCCATTCCTCACGATGTAACGTAAGGAATGGAAGCCTAATATCTTTATTCCGAAGTTTGCTCTATCGGCATAGCGTTCCACTAGAAGTGGTAAGCAATACCGATCGAAGGCGACGAGCTGAGCTGGTACTTATTGGTCTTGAAGATGTCTCCGGGAAGACCGAAGTCCGGGGTCTTGCCCACGAAACCGCGATACTCGGCGCGGATATCGAAGCTGGGGCTGATCTCATAGGCCAGACCAACTCCAAAGATACCGCCGATCTCGGTATTCGACTTGGCATCGATCTGGTAAGTTCCGTTGTCGAGCAGGGGATGGTAGACCATCACGCCGGGGCCTGCTTCCGCGAAGGGATTGAAGTTCCCGAAGTTCAGGCTATAGACATAGGCGGCACTGTACTCCGACTGAAGGGTGTGAATGCCTCCCTGTGCCTTGCCCGAGACGATGAACTTTTCCGTGTTCTGCGCATACCCGTAGTTCACCTCGAGCGCGCTGCGCGGCGTCAGCATATAGCGGTAGCTGGCCAGCAGGCCCAGGGTCGTGGTCGTATTTTTCTGTATGGCATTTCCGTGCACTTCGGGGGCAAATATTCCTGAAGCGCTTATGCTCACGTCCTGCCGGCTCTCCTGCGCGTAACCGGCAACTGCTGTCAGCATGAGTGCGCCCAGCAACAATATTGTCTTCTTCATTCTTCGCTAGATCCCTTCGAATTCGTCCATGACCTTCTACGCTGTCCCACAGGCAACGCGTTTCTGAAACAGTCACGGAGCGCCGTAGTCATTGTCCTTCATTGTAACCGCACAAGGGCCCGCACAACGGACCCGGACGAAAGAAGGCCGGAGGACGATGTGTCCCCCGGCCTGTTGTTCCCATTTTTCTACTGTTATTGCGGTGGTGGCGGAGGAGGAGGTGCGCCTGCATCGCCGCCATCATGGTTATGACGCCGCGACTGCATCTTTGCCAGCATTGCGTCATATTTCGGCTTCTGCTCGTCGGTCAGCACGTTGCGGATCTTATCCTGCGATGCCTGACGAATCGCCATCATCTTGCTGCGCTTGTCTGCCTGGGGAGTGCTCGTGTCATCGTGGAGCGCCTTCATCTGGGTCATCTGATCGGCATCGATGGCCTTGACCTGCGTCACCTGGTCAGGTGTCAGGTTCAGCCGCTTGGTCAGCATCTCGACCTGCCGCTCGCCGCGCATGCCACGACCGTGGCCTCCCGGCGGTGGCCCCATGTTGTCCTGCTGCTGCGGAGGAGGTGCAGTATTATCCTGCGCCATCATCATCGGCGCCGTGCTCAGGGTAGCGGTACAGAGCGCCAGCACTGCCGCTCGCATCATCGGTTTATGAAACAGGTTCATCTTCATCGGATACCTCTCTCGTGTCCATCCACCGGAGAGGTCGTCTCCGGCGCGTAAGTCTACCGGGTACAGACGCGGTTTCCAGATAAAGGTTTCCCGGTTTGCGAAATTTCACGCCGAATCTACATTCCCCGCTCCGGCAGAAAGCAGTAAGGATCTCCATGCGCCGCCGCATAGGCCTCCACCACCTTCAAAAAAGCCAGCGCCACATGGGACAGACTGGCCTGTTTTCGATAGACCAACCGTAACTTGCGCTCGATCTGCAATTCTGGAATCTGCACCCGCACCAGCGAACCACTCTGCAGTTCGGTTCGGACGGTCAGCCCCGGCACCAGGGCGACACCATTCCCCATCTCCACAAACCGCTTAATCGCCTCCAGCGAAGGCAGCTCGACCCCCATGTGCAGAACGGTCTTGTGCCGCTTAAATGCCTGAATCACCTTCTGCCGCTGCGGCGAAGTAATGTTGTGGGCGATAAAGTTCTGCGTCCCCAGCTGGCGAATCGAGACCGTTCCGGCCTGCGCCAGCGGATGCCGCGGGTTCACCACAAACACCAACTCGTCGCGATACACCACCATCGACTTTACCTGCGCGTCGTCCGGCCGAAACGACAGCACACCAAGCTCGACCGAATGCATCAGCACCTCATCCGAGATCCGACTAGCCAGCGACCGCTGCACCGCCAGCTTGATCCTCGGATTCTGTCGCCTGAACTCATCGAGCAGCGGCAACAGATAAAGGCAGGTGTACTCATTCGCCGCCAGGTTCAATCGCCCGCGATGTAGCGACCGCAGCTCGGTCAAAGCCGCACCCGCTTCATTCCTTAGATTCAATAACTTAGCGGCATACTCTCGCAAAACCTCCCCTGCGTCGGTCAGGGTGCCGTCCCGCGACGAACGCTCGAAGAGCACCTCCCCCAGCTCGCTTTCCAGCTTCGCAATCGCCTGGCTCACCGCCGGTTGAGTGCGATGAAGCCGTGCCGCGGCCCGCGAGAAGCTTCGCTCCTCCGCTACCGCCAGAAATGTCTCCATCTGCACCAGATCCATGCTGTTACCCCCGCTAGAAAGAGAGATACTTAGTTTGAATACTTCAATTAGAATTGGTAATACACGTGGAAGTCATCATAAGCCTGCATTATGATGACGTCTAGATCGGGAGTGCCAACTTTATATGGTTGACCCAAACAAAATCGTCTTCTTTGATACCACCCTCCGCGACGGCGAACAGTCCCCTGGCTGCACCATGCATCACGAAGAAAAGCTGCGCATGGCGCATCAGCTGGTGAGCCTCGGCGTCGATATCCTCGAAGCCGGATTTGCCATCGCCTCTGAGGGCGACTTCAACGCCGTTCAGGCCATCGCCCGCGAGGTCAAAGGCACACGCATCGCCTCGCTCGCCCGCTGTAAGCGCGAGGACATCGAAGCCGCAGGCCGCGCCATCGCGCCAGCGCCCAGTAACCGCATCCACCTCTTCCTCGCTTCGTCCGATCTGCACCTCGAATACAAGCTCCGCATCTCGCGCGAACAAGCGCTCGATCAGGCCGCCGAAGCCGTTCGGCTCGCCCTCACCTTCACCGAAGACGTCGAGTTCTCGACCGAAGACGGAACCCGTACCGATCACGAGTTTCTGCTCAAGATGATCACCGTCGCCGTGCAGGCCGGTGCCACCACCATCAATATTCCCGACACCGTCGGCTACACCACGCCAGAGGAGTACGCCAACATCTTCCGCATGGTCAAAGCGCGCGTTCCCGGCATCGAGAACGTCGTTCTCTCCACCCATTGCCACGACGACCTCGGCATGGCAGTGGCAAACTCACTGGCCGGAGTCGAAGGCGGAGCGCGTCAGGTGGAGTGCACGATCAACGGCATCGGCGAGCGCGCCGGAAATGCCGCTCTCGAAGAGATCGCCGCCGCGCTGATGGTGCGCCACGACCGCTTCCCCTATACCAACAACATCAGGATGGAACAGCTTTATCCCACCAGCCAGATGCTCGCTCAGTGCATCAGCTTCGGTGCCGCGCCCAACAAGGCCATCGTTGGAGCCAACGCCTTCGCGCACGAGTCCGGCATCCACCAGCACGGCATGCTGGCCAATCCGCTGACCTACGAGATCATGACGCCCGCGTCTGTCGGCGTAGCCAATACCAACCTCGTTCTCGGCAAGCACAGCGGCCGCCGCGCTCTCTCCGAGCGCTTTGAAAAGCTTGGCCATCCGCTCACTCGCGAACAACTCGACGATGTTTATCACCGCTTTACCGAGCTGGCCGACCGCAAAAAATCTATCTACGATCAGGACCTCCTCGGCCTCCTGCAACCAGACAAAGCCGCGGTCGTCATCCACTAGCCGCACAGCAAAAAAGGAAAGTTATTCATGCGCCTCAAAATTGCAGTCCTGGCCGGCGACGGCATCGGCCCCGAAGTCACTCGCGAAGCAACCAACATTCTGCGCGCTGTTGCCGAGCTTGGCGGCCACGACTTCACCTTCGTCGAAGGCCTGATCGGTGGAATCGCTATCACCGAGACCGGATCGCCGCTTCCCAAAGCTACACTCGACGCTGCGCTGGACTCTGACGCCGTATTGCTCGGTGCCGTAGGCGACAACAAATTTAATTCGCTCACTCCCGACAAGCGCCCCGAGGCCGGTCTTCTGCAGATCCGACAGGCCCTCGGCGGCTTCGCCAACCTGCGCCCTTCCACCGCCTACAAAGCGCTCAGCGCCAGCTCTCCGCTGCGCCCCGAGGTTACCGAGAACGTTGACATCCTCTTCGTCCGCGAGCTGCTCGGCGGCCTCTACTTCGGCGCACCGCGCTCCTGGAACAAGGAGACGAACGAGGCCATCAACACCATGCGCTATACCCGCGACGAGGTCGTCCGCGTGGCTCGCATCGCCTTCGAGCTTGCCAGCAAGCGTCGCAAGAAGGTCACCTCGGTCGATAAGGCAAATGTTCTCGAAGTCTCGCAACTCTGGCGCGCGACTGTTACCGAGGTGGCGAAGGATTATCCGGATGTCACTCTCGAGCATCAGCTCGTCGACTCGATGGCGATGCACATCATGAACATTCCCCGTAACTTTGACGTTGTGCTCACCGAAAATCTCTTCGGCGACATTCTCTCCGACGAGGCAGGCGTCATCACCGGATCGCTCGGCATGCTGCCCTCGGCCACCATCGGCGGCGCAGTCAATCTCTTCGAGCCCGTGCATGGCAGCGCACCTGACATCGCTGGAACCGGCAAGGCGAATCCGCTCGGCGCAATTTTGACCGCAGCTATGATTCTTCGCCACTCCGCAAATCTTGAGCAGGACGCTCGCGCCGTGGAGCAGGCCGTACACAAGGTTCTCGACGAAGGCTACCGTACCGCAGATATCGCTCGCGGCGGAGAATCCATCACCACGCAGGAGATGGGCAAGCGAGTTCATCAGGCTCTGGCAGAGTCCATCAATCGCCGCCAGTCCATGCACGCCGTCTAGAGATAGAACGTAACACTTTCAGTTACGTCATCCTGAGCGATGGCGCAAAGCGCCGAGTCGAAGGATCTCTGTATTTCGCTTTTTGCCGTTGTTGTTGCTGTACACAAACAAAAATGCGCCGCCATCTCCAACTCGCCGCCATCCTTCTCCTCATCACAGGAACGGCGGCGGCGCGCGCGGACCTCTTCAAGCACAAAGACAGCAGACCAAAGTCAAACGTCGAGTGGATGTGGCAGTACAGCCCACCGCCCGCAGATGGCCGCGAAAACGCTCTCGTCCTCGATCCTCACTTTCAGCCATTTCTGGCCCAGTACCTCACTGCACCTCAGACATTCTGGAGCCAGACCGGGCCAAAGCCAAAGTCGCTCGCCGAGACCGCGCTCGACTATCTCTCCATGCCGGGCAAAGTTCTCGCCGACCAGAACCGCTATCTCACCGTCACTGGCTGCGTCTATCGCTTCTGTCCTGACCGTGGCCTGCTCTTCGTCGATCTCGGTCTCCCGCAGCCGCTCGTCGTCTTCGCCGCCATCAACTGGATTCAGCAGAACAAGACTCCCGATCAGCCCGGCGCCGAGTACACCCTATGGGTCTTCAGCAATAAGGCAATCGACCCCGATCACATTCCAGCGGCATTAACGCACAGCATCGCCCGCTGGACCGCCGAGCCGCCGCTCGGCACCACGATTCACCAGATCATCACCAACGCAATTCTTGTTGACCCCGACGGCAAGCCGCAACAAATCAAGCCGGCAGCCATCGGAGCCAACACCATCACCGAACAACCTGAAATCAAGGCCAAATCATGACCACGACACCCAAAACATTATTCGAAAAAGTCTGGCAGCAACATCTTGTCGTCGAGCCCCAGGGCGAGCCTTCCATCCTCTATATCGACCTGCATCTTGTCCACGAGGTCACGTCGCCCCAGGCCTTCGACGGCTTGCGCATGGCTGGCCGCAAGCTGCGCCGTCCCGACCGCACCATCGCAACGGTAGACCACAACGTTCCCACCACCAGCGCCTACGACCGTCTCCACATCGTCGACCAGATCTCGGCCACGCAGGTCAACGCGCTGCGCAAAAACTGCGCCGAGTTCGGCATCGAGTTCTTCGACGTGCAGGATGCCTCGCAGGGCATCGTCCACATGATCGGGCCTGAGCTGGGAGCAACCAAGCCCGGTATGACCATCGTCTGCGGCGACTCGCATACGTCGACCCACGGAGCCTTCGGCGCGCTAGCTTTTGGAATCGGCACCAGCGAGGTCGAGCACGTCATGGCCACGCAGACGCTGCCGCAGTCCAAGCCCAAGACCTTCCGCATCACCGTCGACGGCGAGCTTCCCTTCGGTGTCACTGCCAAGGACATCATCCTCGATATCATCGGCAAGATCGGCACCGACGGAGCCACCGGCTACGCGGTCGAGTATGCCGGTTCGGCCATTCGCGCGCTCTCCATGGAAGGCCGCATGACCATCTGCAACATGAGCATCGAGGCCGGCGCCCGCGCAGGCATGATCGCTCCCGATGAGACGACCTTCGCTTACCTCAAGGGCCGCCGCTTCTCTCCCACCGGCGCGGCATGGGACGAGGCCGTCGCGCACTGGCGCACGCTTCCCACCGACGAAGGCGCGAAGTTCGATCGCGAAATGCATATCGACGCGGCAACTCTGGCTCCCGCCGTCACCTGGGGCACGTCGCCCGGCATGACCACCACCATTAACGCCAACGTTCCTACGCTCGACGAAGCCGTAACTGAAGCCGACCGCAAGTCCTTCGAGCGCGCATACGAATATATGGCGCTCAAGCCCGGCACACCGATGGAAGAGATCGCCATCGACACCGTCTTCCTCGGCTCCTGCACCAACGGCCGCATCGAAGACCTTCGCGCCGCAGCCGCCGTCGTCAAAGGCCATCACATCGCCACGCGTGTTCGCGCAATGGTCGTCCCCGGCTCGCAGGCGGTCAAACGCCAAGCTGAAGAAGAAGGTCTCGACTCCATCTTCAAGACCGCAGGCTTCGAGTGGCGCGAGCCCGGCTGCAGCATGTGCCTCGGCATGAACCCCGACATTCTTCAACCCGGCGAACGTTGCGCCTCAACCTCGAACCGCAACTTCGAAGGCCGCCAGGGCCGCGGTGGCCGCACTCACCTCGTCAGCCCCGAGATGGCAGCCGCAGCCGCCATCACCGGCCACTTCACCGACATTCGCAAGTGGAAGCAGAGCGAAGGAGGCTCACGCTAATGGAACCCATCAACGTCCTTACCTCGAAAGCCGTCCCGCTGCCGCTGCCTAACATCGACACGGACCAGATCATCCCGAAGCAATTCCTCAAGCGCATCGAGCGCACCGGCTACGGCGAGTTTCTCTTCTTCGATTGGCGCTACGACGTCGAGACGCCCGACCATGTCGAAGAGCGGAAAGATTTCGCCCTCAACAAGCCCGAGTACAAAGGCGCGCAGATCCTCATCGCCGAAAAGAACTTCGGCTGCGGCAGTTCGCGCGAGCACGCCGCGTGGGCACTCAATCAGTACGGTTTCCTCGCCGTCATCGCGCCAACGTTTGCCGACATCTTCTTCTCGAACGCGGGCAAGAACGGCATCATCCTCGTCCGCCTC
This region of Edaphobacter dinghuensis genomic DNA includes:
- a CDS encoding LptA/OstA family protein, with amino-acid sequence MRISMSVERLRVWLLVGAALLVAVIAAFLGYAHYRAHRFLTELPAKLGIDVTRETNAFTYSQSVGGRTIYTIHAAKAIQHKDGKYTLRDVGIVVYGRDSNRADRIYGNEFEYDQKNQVASAVGEVRIDLQAPAPADAQDKRTYAAGGEPVATQHPPKDARIIHVKTSGLVFMQKLGVAATDKEIEFESGGITGNAVGADYDSDTGVMVLHSAVKVVGLQQGQPATLTATRAELDRTDKQLVLTQAKYVLVGGAKASAGQTAEAQRVVVHLREDGSAERMDAEGAVTLTDGDGGRVVAPRGNVLLNAQSKPLSAVLSGGLRYVADEPLRQAQGEATEGRASFDKMGRLQHVVLTGAVKLHERVRPSDTANALWSERDLGAGTVELALVANKAGKAQLQDAKASGDARLKVANPSSKQGHVTMTSSDLAGDVLTAHFVPVDGVRRISVVNGAGHTFLRQVNAQGVVNTSSGDGLEVHFQPTVGHAGGAADEIASAVQEGNVTITQTPAKKPADANAPQQEKATAARSVYDGATQKLTLTGNVQLADASGMLWADRVVLERQTGNAEADGGVKASYQLSGNGSEPVHVLASRGSFNHDTEQAVFYGIAGKPARLWQSGSQVEAPVIEFDRKQKRLVAHGVRQGDTMVVHTVLVSAESTKAGASKAVAAKTSDKTSAGKTQVIRVVSQKLVYADTTRQAEFSGGVLIESVDGRMRGQDAVVYLQEAQKPSAANVNAKNATAAHALMAGPSAFMGGGVERIVATGPIEIDQPGRRATGERAVYTASDGVFVMTGTAATPPQLVDAIQGTVTGTSIRFRTGDESVMVSNGVSNGVEGKPRVRTETRVKKDR
- a CDS encoding outer membrane protein yields the protein MKKTILLLGALMLTAVAGYAQESRQDVSISASGIFAPEVHGNAIQKNTTTTLGLLASYRYMLTPRSALEVNYGYAQNTEKFIVSGKAQGGIHTLQSEYSAAYVYSLNFGNFNPFAEAGPGVMVYHPLLDNGTYQIDAKSNTEIGGIFGVGLAYEISPSFDIRAEYRGFVGKTPDFGLPGDIFKTNKYQLSSSPSIGIAYHF
- a CDS encoding Spy/CpxP family protein refolding chaperone, translated to MNLFHKPMMRAAVLALCTATLSTAPMMMAQDNTAPPPQQQDNMGPPPGGHGRGMRGERQVEMLTKRLNLTPDQVTQVKAIDADQMTQMKALHDDTSTPQADKRSKMMAIRQASQDKIRNVLTDEQKPKYDAMLAKMQSRRHNHDGGDAGAPPPPPPPQ
- a CDS encoding LysR family transcriptional regulator; the protein is MDLVQMETFLAVAEERSFSRAAARLHRTQPAVSQAIAKLESELGEVLFERSSRDGTLTDAGEVLREYAAKLLNLRNEAGAALTELRSLHRGRLNLAANEYTCLYLLPLLDEFRRQNPRIKLAVQRSLASRISDEVLMHSVELGVLSFRPDDAQVKSMVVYRDELVFVVNPRHPLAQAGTVSIRQLGTQNFIAHNITSPQRQKVIQAFKRHKTVLHMGVELPSLEAIKRFVEMGNGVALVPGLTVRTELQSGSLVRVQIPELQIERKLRLVYRKQASLSHVALAFLKVVEAYAAAHGDPYCFLPERGM
- a CDS encoding 2-isopropylmalate synthase, which encodes MVDPNKIVFFDTTLRDGEQSPGCTMHHEEKLRMAHQLVSLGVDILEAGFAIASEGDFNAVQAIAREVKGTRIASLARCKREDIEAAGRAIAPAPSNRIHLFLASSDLHLEYKLRISREQALDQAAEAVRLALTFTEDVEFSTEDGTRTDHEFLLKMITVAVQAGATTINIPDTVGYTTPEEYANIFRMVKARVPGIENVVLSTHCHDDLGMAVANSLAGVEGGARQVECTINGIGERAGNAALEEIAAALMVRHDRFPYTNNIRMEQLYPTSQMLAQCISFGAAPNKAIVGANAFAHESGIHQHGMLANPLTYEIMTPASVGVANTNLVLGKHSGRRALSERFEKLGHPLTREQLDDVYHRFTELADRKKSIYDQDLLGLLQPDKAAVVIH
- the leuB gene encoding 3-isopropylmalate dehydrogenase encodes the protein MRLKIAVLAGDGIGPEVTREATNILRAVAELGGHDFTFVEGLIGGIAITETGSPLPKATLDAALDSDAVLLGAVGDNKFNSLTPDKRPEAGLLQIRQALGGFANLRPSTAYKALSASSPLRPEVTENVDILFVRELLGGLYFGAPRSWNKETNEAINTMRYTRDEVVRVARIAFELASKRRKKVTSVDKANVLEVSQLWRATVTEVAKDYPDVTLEHQLVDSMAMHIMNIPRNFDVVLTENLFGDILSDEAGVITGSLGMLPSATIGGAVNLFEPVHGSAPDIAGTGKANPLGAILTAAMILRHSANLEQDARAVEQAVHKVLDEGYRTADIARGGESITTQEMGKRVHQALAESINRRQSMHAV
- the leuC gene encoding 3-isopropylmalate dehydratase large subunit, whose amino-acid sequence is MTTTPKTLFEKVWQQHLVVEPQGEPSILYIDLHLVHEVTSPQAFDGLRMAGRKLRRPDRTIATVDHNVPTTSAYDRLHIVDQISATQVNALRKNCAEFGIEFFDVQDASQGIVHMIGPELGATKPGMTIVCGDSHTSTHGAFGALAFGIGTSEVEHVMATQTLPQSKPKTFRITVDGELPFGVTAKDIILDIIGKIGTDGATGYAVEYAGSAIRALSMEGRMTICNMSIEAGARAGMIAPDETTFAYLKGRRFSPTGAAWDEAVAHWRTLPTDEGAKFDREMHIDAATLAPAVTWGTSPGMTTTINANVPTLDEAVTEADRKSFERAYEYMALKPGTPMEEIAIDTVFLGSCTNGRIEDLRAAAAVVKGHHIATRVRAMVVPGSQAVKRQAEEEGLDSIFKTAGFEWREPGCSMCLGMNPDILQPGERCASTSNRNFEGRQGRGGRTHLVSPEMAAAAAITGHFTDIRKWKQSEGGSR
- the leuD gene encoding 3-isopropylmalate dehydratase small subunit codes for the protein MEPINVLTSKAVPLPLPNIDTDQIIPKQFLKRIERTGYGEFLFFDWRYDVETPDHVEERKDFALNKPEYKGAQILIAEKNFGCGSSREHAAWALNQYGFLAVIAPTFADIFFSNAGKNGIILVRLSEEEVQELLARCTKDPEHKLTINLEAQTVTDDQGFNAHFDIDPFRKYCLLNGLDDIGLTLRHESELDAFESKHNKDFWSAPKAATLS